A segment of the Neoarius graeffei isolate fNeoGra1 chromosome 5, fNeoGra1.pri, whole genome shotgun sequence genome:
cccagaaccttcttgctgtgaggtgaccgtgctaaccactacaccagaagtgtagtggagtgaaaacagctagaacagcttcaactcttctgggaaggctgtccacaaggtttaggagtgtgtttatgggaatttttgaccattcttccagaagcgcatttgtgacgtCACacgctgatgttggacgagaaggcctggttctcagtctccactctaattcatcccaaaggtgttctattgggttgagatcaggactctgtgcaggccagtcaagttcatccacaccagactctgtcatccatgtctttatggaccttgatttgtgcactggtgcacagtcatgttggaagaggaaggggccagctccaaactgtaaaaacagtctgcatgcctaggtgcttgattttatacacctgtggccatggaagtgattggaacacctcatctcatctcattatctgtagccgctttatcctgttctacagggtcgcaggcaagctggagcctatcccagctgactacgggtgaaaggcggggtacaccctggataagtcgccaggtcatcacagggctgacacatagacacagacaaccattcacactcacattcacacctacggtcaatttagagtcaccagttaacctaacctgcatgtctttggactgtgggggaaaccggagcacccagaggaaacccacgcagacacggggagaacatgcaaactccgcacagaaaggccctcgtcggccacggggctcgaacccggaccttcttgctgtgaggtgacagtgctaaccaccacaccaccgtgccgcccccccccctctctctctctctctctctctctctctatatatatatatatatatgaagtacAAACACTCAAaaattgtacttaagtacagtattcaagtaaatgtacttcattactggttctaaatatggtttccttttcgggcgctctcattttctgttagaatttgataaagaaaaaatatatacatataaaatctcattatctctagccactttatcctgttctacagggttgcaggcaagctggagcctatcccagctgactacaggcaaaaggcggggtacaccctggacaaggcgccaggtcatcacagggctgacacatagacacagacaaccattcacacctacggtcaatttagagtcaccagttaacctaacctgcatgtctttgggggaaaccggagcacccggaggaaacccacgcggacacggggagaacatgcaaactccacacagaaaggccctcgtcggccacggggctcgaacccggaccttcttgctgtgaggcgacagtgctaaccaccacaccacccctctctctctctctacaaacACTCAAAAAgtgtctcattttctgttagaatttgataaagaaaataaatttatatataatttatcaGCTTAAttgggtcggtccgtatcgtgaaataccgtgaccgaggtcggtCACGGTAttccacgatacggaccgacccaattaagctgataaataatatatatttcttTGCACGAAGTTGTGCGTCAAAACCGAACACTGGACTCTTAAGCAGTACTCAGTGTATATGGTGCACAGTTGAGACGCATGCTTACTATTGTGAAGGATAGTAGTGCTCTCTCTCACCCCTCCTTCTCACGTAGCGGCCTGCGCGTCCTGGGCCAATCAACTCTCTCTCCTCCGGCTATAAGAGCGCCCCAACTTTTTTGTCCCGAGTCAACTTTTTCTGTCGCGTGGAAACCTGGATACATTTTTTGTTACTCttcttgttgtttgtttttctcctGCAAAGCGCATTATTCCAACGCAGCCCGATGAGGGAATAAACGCGGCCGTCTTGACGCGCCTCGGAAATAAAGAGATGCCCGAAGAAGCTGTGCAGGACGGATCGAGCTGCCCCGGGTCTCCAGCGGACAGCGTCCCGAGCAGCAGCAGCGAAGGCGAGCTCGAGCGCCACACCAAGAAGAGCGTGCGGAAAAGACGCTCGAGCCGCAAGGACGCCGAGGACTCGGACAGCTCTGTTCCGGGGAAGAGAGGGAAGAAGTCGTACAGCGGAAGCGGGGGCAGCAGCGGCAGCCCGCCGTCTCTCGAGGAGCTTCACTCGCAGCGCGTCATGGCCAACGTGCGCGAGCGCCAGAGGACGCAGTCCCTGAACGAGGCCTTCGCTGCGCTGCGCAAGATCATCCCGACGCTCCCGTCCGACAAGCTGAGCAAGATCCAGACACTGAAGCTGGCCGCGCGCTACATCGACTTCCTGTGCCAGGTGCTGCAGAGCGACGAGCTCGACTCCAAGGTGGCGAGCTGCAGCTACGTGGCTCACGAGCGCCTCAGCTACGCGTTCTCCGTGTGGCGCATGGAGGGCGCGTGGTCCATGTCGGCGTCTCACTAGCGCGCGGGACGGCTCGGGGCGCTGGACGGtacagtttgtttttgtttatttatttattttacagaatATTTAAAGTCACGACAGGATATGTTCACGTTAGGCCGGCTAGAGTGAACCAGCCCAACCAAGTTCGTGTCCTGACACTCTGTGTGGCATTATTACCCAGGCACTGTTTCAGCCCATCCCTGGCATCATTATAAATCCCATCACGGTTTGTTTTGCACTGCATTTtttgccagatttggtctcctagtcaatgccaaaccagcttcactgcaagaccaaattttaaaccaagttatgtcttatcatttggttcaatcagttgcaagtaccatgtaagtatacatataacaaggaaaacgaagatctgtgttatacacacaagatcatgttggttaagaaaaactaaactaaaatttGGTGGCTGATGATGTCATTACTGAGTgtctttgtgcttggtaattgctcttgataggtgtgtagtcactgtagtgtgtttgtctgtatggtgattggtgaaccattttgcgtcacagaatatgccgcagccgcatggactctggggcctgtgattgtattgcccagaccagttggtctcctagtggaaaatctttttaaaaaatgctctggtaaGAGCTGATGACGAGTCTAACGCATTTTCTGATTTACAGGTGACAGTCGTCTGTGCTGACAAGGAAAACGTGCAGCGGTGTTTGAAACCAATGCTGGATCTTATACCCGTCTGTCAGTAGTGCAGGAAAGACTTTTTGCGGACGCGGAAAGCAGAGCTTTAAGGACAGGAGGCCGCACACACGGTGCCCTCTGAGCCGCTTGGGCCAAAGCTATGAATTTTGACGCTGAATGTGTGAAATGTGTCACAATGCGCACCTTTAACAGCAGAAagagcaaagtgcatccaggagcTGACTCACACTTGTTTCGTTTTGGTACTGAAGTGAATTAGGACATGGAGCTcgagctttttatttatttattattgacaCGAGTTGTCAAATGTGTCTTCTGTGTCCAAATGAATCCCTATTTTTATTACTTTTGTAAATAAATGTGCATCTCTTGAATAAAGGTGACGAATTTTAaaagaacatcttttttttttttttttttttacatttgaccaAAGGAAATTCGCTTGGCTTAGACCAACAGTGTGTGTGTAGCTACATATTGTATATGCAATTTCAGTTTGGTACaatggcctattattattattattattattattattattattaacagaaaATCAGTTATTGACTGACTAATACAAGTAAATTTTGTTTCAAGATGTAGCCTATATACTGTGAAAACTCAGAATTTGTTTTCCATTTTGTGGGTTATATAATTAGTACATTAGGAAACCATTATTTTGAGCTGGAACTCAAATGAATATTTgaaaaatgattcatttattatttacagtaagcAGTCAGGGAATCACACGATTGTTGTTTACAGCTAATTCCTCATCATTACTGACTGGATATTCAGGCTGTTATTTTATATTTAGGCTGTAttgcaatttatatatatatatatatatatatatatatatatatatatatatatatatatatatatatatataattagtgtgtggtgggaatttttttattatttatttttatttttatagtttAGTGTCGATTGAGTGTTATGATTAGGCACCGGTTTTCgtataataatataaaaactTGTCGAATAGCCTatctaaaaaataataataattaatattcCTGTGGTTGCGAAACAAATCTACGTCCAATAAATTAAACCTTAAATCAAATGCTAACACAGGCTGCTTTATCCCTTTGACAAGCGACACATTTTTGCTATGACGGTTTCTTcagggaaagtgtgtgtgtgtgtgtgtgtgtgtgtgtgtttctgggcTTGAAGTCCTGCTGGCGGCCTTCAGTCTGGGAAAGTGCTTTCGCGCGCGCATGCTGGAACCGCTGGCCGAAAAGCGCGTGCGCGTTTGAAGGTGTGTAATTGGCCTTTGAGGCACGAACGGAATTTCCAGATGTGGATGAAACCGAGCCTGCATTCAGCGGCCGCTGTAAGGTGGACTGTAGGTTCAATtctcgtgtgtacacacacacatacacacgcacattgCTTTTACGACAACCCAATATTAACATAAATAATCTTACATTTCTCTTCGGGGGATATCACCAAAAGAGTTCCAAATGTGTTTAATATAGTCCCATAACCCCCAGTAGGTTCCTTGTCATAGCAGCTTAAAATAGTGTTTTATAGTAAATATAATCAGCATGTTTAGAGCACTTTGAGTTATTTTGTGATTTCCCCTAATATTATTTCTTTTTAATCATCCAATATATTAAAATATAAgagggctgggtttttttttcctcaagcaTATTTTaacatcattttaaaaaaagaatgaTAAAGTTAATTTCCAGTTGTAAAGGATTTGGCAGATGCACGTTAGAGGCACACGAACGAAGCTTATTTTGAACAGATGTTAGCATTTTCGTGTCACGTGAATGGAACAGATGTTCAGAGGCCGAGGACCGCCTTTGAATTCACTCCACACGAAAAATGAGCTTTGAAACAAAGCTTTTGTTTTCGCTCACGATGAGAAAGACTGCTCCGAGTGACTCCGGCTGTCTTCAGGGACTGCAGTGCACCGGAGATGAAACAGTTCTGTGTTGAAAAGGCTGCAGATGAACGGTGTGGAGGTGCCGAGCTGGGGACAGAAAGAGTGTGGGATGAGCTGCTAGTAGAAAAAAAAAGCCTCTGCTTGACAGGTACTGCTGCAAACAGACTCCATTCTGCTCATCGCGATACAGTTTCCCATGAATACAAGTATCATTCTGAGAGTCACAGTATTTTAGGTGTGCAATATGATTTAACATCAGTGCTGTGGATAATCTACAGTATAAATATGCTGAATAATGTCTGCTGGTAATTCACTGAAAGAaaataagagaaagaaagaaagaaagaaagaaaataaggcAACTGGTTGAGGCAGCTAATTCATAACAGTGTTTTCTGGATTATTGTGTTTTAATATCACCAATGTAGCCTAATTTGATTATtacaaatactgttaagacaaacAAGCTGACTAAAATCATATTAGACTGATACTGGGGGAAAAAATAAGTTTTAGGAGTTGCAAAACAGCAGAGCCCCTGGTCCAGCGAGCTGATtcatgtgcatcatataatgtatcGAAAACATTTAATGGATAAGAAATTTTATTGTAAAGTTTAAGATTTACATATATTGGTAACCATTAAAAATATTTCTTCCAGTTAAGATCCATAGCTTTCCTGattgactatatatatatatatataatatacttaGAAAAGAAATAGTTAAATGTCtgaattttatatatttacatatatgtgtgtgtgtgtgtctatatatatatatatatatatatatatatatatatatatatatatatatttttttttttcacaaaagatATCTGGCAAAAATCTGTACTCTCTGATTCTGCTTCCATATCATTTTGTGTGAACAGGTCCTTATTGTGTCAGTACTTTATTGAGTGTCAGTTATTTCACTGAACAGGTTCCTATTGTCTTATTTCATGTGTGTAATTGCAGCTCAGATGTGTATTGCaatgatcatatatatatatatatatatatatatatatatatatatatatatatatatatatatatattgtgtgtgtttctgtattttgactgttttctacaatgtagaacgATACTAAAGACATCATAACAAATGAAACATatttggaattatgtggtaaacaaaaaagcgtttaaaaaaaactaaatgtgtttcacattttagattcttcaaagtattcaccgtttaccttgatgacgctttgcacactattggcattatcttaaccagcttcatgaggtagtcacctggaacgcttttcaattaacaggtgcctcgtcaaaagttaattagtgcaatttcttgccttcttaatgcgtttgagatcaaacagtaaatagtaaataaacatacagtaaacagccctattccacaactgtagtaatccatattatgtcaagaaccgctcaactaagtaaagagaaatgacatccatcattactttaagacatgaagtgtcttttaattaataaaaataaagaaaacaccaTTGAATtatgtgtgtccaaacttttaactggtactgtatgtatattaAATTGATGCTTGACTTAGATGCTAAAAAAACCAAGTTGTAAGagttttatagatagatagatagatagatagatagatagatagatagatagatagatagatagatagatagatagatatggcaTTTGAAATAAAGGAATATTaagtagttttttttctttttgcaagtAATTATATTGCTTGCTTTTATAGTTCGATGTCATACCAAGAGAGAATAAAAGTCCAGAAACTTTTACTGTTTGAAAGAACAGCTGTGAGCCATTTTGTCATAATGTCTAGATAAGTATATATAATTATTAAAGTAGCTTTGACGATTCACTAATTTTTTATTAACGAAAGAAAATTTTATCTTGAGTACTTTTCACTGAAACACTGCCGAGAGCACCACTGCTGAAATGTAATAAATACACAGTTTATGAAAACACTGCAATGGCATAAAAAATGCTTATAAAATAAGAATCTCAGTTTAGTACAGTTTAGGAGTCAGTGAACAATGAAGAAATAAACAAGCAGTGAATTATGCTGCATGAACCTGTCAGCGTGTGTTAAATGATAAATGATGTGATAGGACGTGTCATACACCAGCGACAGAAAGCTTTTCTAATACCAGATACCATAATCCAACCAAGGTCTGGAAAATACATGCTTATGTTCTATCTGAAAGTTTATTCCAGTGTGTATCAGTGAATGCAGTGGCTTGTTTCTCAGTTTGGTCCAacagaacattaaaaaaaaaaacataagtgcACAGTCATTAAGGTGGAAAAAAGTTTATCCAAAAGTCAGTGAGTGATTGCTTAGTCAGAGAGCTGGTCTGATTCAGAAAGTGTGCTGGTACTTTAATATGCCTTGATGACCAGCTATGGCACAGTCATCACTCATGTTACAGTTTGGCCTGTGGAATAGCACTGCTGAAAATTGAGGCTCACAGAGTATCAGAGGTCCTCTTTCAAACCCATCCAAAAGAGCAAGTGTAAGGAGGTT
Coding sequences within it:
- the twist1b gene encoding twist-related protein 1b; the protein is MPEEAVQDGSSCPGSPADSVPSSSSEGELERHTKKSVRKRRSSRKDAEDSDSSVPGKRGKKSYSGSGGSSGSPPSLEELHSQRVMANVRERQRTQSLNEAFAALRKIIPTLPSDKLSKIQTLKLAARYIDFLCQVLQSDELDSKVASCSYVAHERLSYAFSVWRMEGAWSMSASH